GAAGTTTGACGAACTTCATGCTATGGTTAGGCGGCGAGGTAAGCAAATGGGGCTAGCTATCAAACCTACGACCGAGTTGCCCGATTGGGCAGTCGAACGCCTCGACAAGTTGAGCGCGCTGGTGGTGATGACTGTCGACCCCGGCTTCAGCGGGCAAACAATGGACATGTCGGTAATGCCAAAGCTCGAAAGGATCAGTCGGCTCTTCAAGGAGAACGGCTCAGGGCCGGACATCGAAATCGACGGCGGGGTGGAACCAGAGAATGTTCACGAGGTTGTCGGTCGGGGTGGAAACGTCCTCGTGGCTGGCGCAGGCGTGTATGCGAAGAGCGATCCAGTGCGGGCGATCGCGAACCTTCGAGAGAAGGCAGAACGCGCGAGGGGAGGGCCCTAGAATTGTCCGTGCTGGCGACGATGCGTGATGCCTACGGAGAAGCGCTCCTGGAGCTTGGCGCTTCGAACCCCGCAGTGGTGGTGCTCGGCGCCGACACCACGGGCTCACTAAAGTCCGGGGTCTTCGCCACGAAGTACCCCGAGCGGTTCTTCAACGTGGGCATCGCCGAGCAGAACCTCGTAGCCATTGCCGCTGGGTTCGCCCTCGCGGGCAAGGTTGCCTACGCAGGGACCTACGCGATCTTCGTCCCTGGCAAGTGCGTGGACCAGATACGCAATAACATCGCCTATCCGAACCTCAACGTCAAGATCATCTGCTCCCATGGCGGAATATCGGTTGGTCCAGACGGGGCCTCTCATCAGCAGGTCGAAGACATCGCGATCATGAGGTCGATTCCCAAGATGAAGGTGATCGTCCCTTCCGATGCGGTGTCGACCAAGGCCGTGGTCAAGGCGATCGCAGGGATCCCGGGACCGTTCTACGTCAGGCTCACCAGGCCGAGCACTCCCGTCGTCTACGGGAATGGTTTCGAATACAGGCTCGGGAAGGCCAACGTCATCGCCGACGGAAGTGATGTCGCCATCTTCGCCTGCGGCATAATGGTCCCCGAGGCGGTCAAGGCAGCGGGCTCACTCAAGGCCAGGGGCGTCTCTGCCGCGGTGATTGACCTTCACACCATCAAGCCCATCGACACCGACACTATAGTCAGCTTCGCGAAGAAGTGCGGGAAGGTGGTGACTGCTGAGGAGCACAACATAATGGGCGGCATGGGGTCAGCGGTTGCGGAGGTCCTCGGCGAGGCGCGCCCGACCCTTATGAAGCGCGTGGGGGTGATGGACACCTTCGGAGAAAGCGGGGAGGCGGGGGAGCTCCTCAAGAAATACGGGCTTACTGCGTCTAACATCGAGGCCGCGGCCGACGGGCTGCTCATAGAAAAGCCCTAGGCTTTATAGCGCAGAATCCTCCCGGGCCTCATACTTGAAGCTCTTCCTCGATACGGCGAACCTCGAGCGAATCCGGAAACTGAACAAGATGGGGATCGTGGACGGCATTACTACTAACCCGACTCTGGTCGCAAAGGAGCTAGGGGAGTTCGAAGAGATCATAGTCAGCATCTGCCGCGAGGTCAAGGGGGACGTCAGCGCTGAAGTGGTGAGCACCGACCACGACGGCATGGTCGCCGAGGCGAAGCACCTTTCGACCCTGGCGCCCAACGTGGTGGTGAAGATTCCAATCATCCCGGAAGGCCTCAGGGCCACGAAGACCGTGAGTTCCCTCGGAATCAGGGTCAACATGACCCTGGTCTTCTCTGCCAACCAGGGGCTCCTGGCCGCCAAGGCGGGAGCTTCTTTCATCAGTCCCTTCATCGGCAGGCTGGACGACATAGGGCAGAGGGGGATGGAGGTGGTGGAAGACCTGGTGAAGATCCGGGACAACTACAGACTGAAGTCGGAAGTCCTTGTGGGGAGCATCAGACACCCTCAGCACGTGGTCGAGGCCGCGAAGATAGGGGCGGACATCGCCACCATGCCTCCGGAAGTAATGGAGAAGATGATGCAGCATCCTCTCACCGATTCTGGGCTCAAGCGGTTCTTGGACGACTGGCAGAAGGCCAAGAAATCGAAACCCTCGATCACCGTCTAGCAGGCGCTCGACCTTGAGGTATATCGTCGACCAGATGCTCAGCGGCCTCGCCAAGGAGCTGACAGCCAGCGGGGTCGATTGCGCCACGGTCCAGAAGGCCATACGCGGTGATGAGGATT
This window of the Nitrososphaerota archaeon genome carries:
- a CDS encoding ribulose-phosphate 3-epimerase — translated: MKQVRIAPSILAWDLGNLEEGVEISVKGGADQLHLDVIDGHFAPNITFGPGTVKALRKRCDLMFDTHLMIDEPHAYAEKFLDAGSDLLTVHAEVLDGGKFDELHAMVRRRGKQMGLAIKPTTELPDWAVERLDKLSALVVMTVDPGFSGQTMDMSVMPKLERISRLFKENGSGPDIEIDGGVEPENVHEVVGRGGNVLVAGAGVYAKSDPVRAIANLREKAERARGGP
- the fsa gene encoding fructose-6-phosphate aldolase: MKLFLDTANLERIRKLNKMGIVDGITTNPTLVAKELGEFEEIIVSICREVKGDVSAEVVSTDHDGMVAEAKHLSTLAPNVVVKIPIIPEGLRATKTVSSLGIRVNMTLVFSANQGLLAAKAGASFISPFIGRLDDIGQRGMEVVEDLVKIRDNYRLKSEVLVGSIRHPQHVVEAAKIGADIATMPPEVMEKMMQHPLTDSGLKRFLDDWQKAKKSKPSITV
- a CDS encoding transketolase family protein — translated: MSVLATMRDAYGEALLELGASNPAVVVLGADTTGSLKSGVFATKYPERFFNVGIAEQNLVAIAAGFALAGKVAYAGTYAIFVPGKCVDQIRNNIAYPNLNVKIICSHGGISVGPDGASHQQVEDIAIMRSIPKMKVIVPSDAVSTKAVVKAIAGIPGPFYVRLTRPSTPVVYGNGFEYRLGKANVIADGSDVAIFACGIMVPEAVKAAGSLKARGVSAAVIDLHTIKPIDTDTIVSFAKKCGKVVTAEEHNIMGGMGSAVAEVLGEARPTLMKRVGVMDTFGESGEAGELLKKYGLTASNIEAAADGLLIEKP